taaattaacttttatttatatttaaatagaatttttttaaagcaaatgTAATGaaagcattattaacaaaatcatttaataaattaaagtcacatttaaataggtttttaagggtgtttggtaaatcgaTTTAGTTACTTAATAtgatttagttatttaattaaagtcattaaataaattaattatatttggtaaaataacttatagTTGATTTGATAAtacttttagaaaacacttctaatataaaaagtgttttcaaaaaacaaaaagaaaaagaaaaaaaggtatttgACAAAGTTTAAAATGTtgcaaaatcatttataataataaacatttgaTAAGTAATTGtcctaaaaatactttaattttttttttttaactcaaaagaatataatttgaattattattccacatttattattcatttttttaataaatattttattttcaaattttttttttcttaaattttgaaacaGGGAAAATCCATTTACTATGTTTGAATGCACTCCggtaaaaataatcataaaataaatttttttaaaaataataattcaagtttTGTGTATTCAATTAAAGGTGTACCCAAAATAATCAAAGGTAGTatctatatcattaaaaaaaaatagtacatGAATAGTCGAATATAGTATATTTGactaaaaaatgaatgaaatactaattatttttagataatctttaaaatttgtattttataaacttgagttcctattttatgattttttttttattttttttttcatatgagtatatggaaacacatttttttctttttgttttttcaatttcagtttcaatttttatttctattttctaattttgagatATAAATGATTCCATTTAATTTTGATGACAAAATTGCTTAAGAAAAGAATATACATCCTTACACGCAAACATTAAtaccaagaaataaaaaagggaagaaaatttgagtgaaaaaaaaaaaagcaattgactttattgtatattttagACGAGATGCAATATGATGCTTGTGTTAAGATGTTGACTTTTCATCTTCACCCAAAGGTTCTTGTGTTGACCAAAGTTAAGGAATCATATGAATCACATGATAGGTgatcatttaaaaagaaaatcaattttttattatataatatattattaaaaatattaccaaattaacttttatttatatttaaatacttagtaatttttttaaagcaaatgTAATGaaagcattattaacaaaatcatttaataaattaaagtcACATTTAATAGGTTTttaagggtgtttggtaaaccgATTTAGTTACTTAATAtgatttagttatttaattaaagtcattaaataaattaattatatttggtaaaataacttatagTTGATTTGATAATACttttagaaaagacttctaatataaaaagtgttttcaaaaaacaaaaagtaaaagaaaaaaggtattTGACAAAGTTTAAAATGTtgtaaaatcatttataataataaacatttgaTAAGTAATtgtcctaaaaatatttttttttaaaaaaaaacatttttaactcaaaagaatataatttgaattattattccacatttattattcatttttttaataaatattttatattcattttacgTAACTATAATAAGGTGTTTTATAAATggatttattgtttaaaattaataaaaataaatataagttaaaattaatgaaataaatattagttaaaattaattatggtgattttgattatttaaaataaattttaagttaattttacaaaacaactttaatacttaaagtaaaaaaaataagtaataagttttaaattaatgatttaataataatttaacttaattcgaatgagtttgtattttttttattttataatataggGTTGGTTTGATAATTGCTTTTTAAAACAgctataaaaaatagtttttagttaataaaGACTTACATTTTTGTGGTTAGTGATTATTTTTAGAGTTTAATACACTTTTCCCCCTCAATCTGTCCCGTGTTTTGTACATTGTCCCTTTAAGTTTAAAATCCAATACATTGCACCCCAAACTTCTTAAATTGCAACACTTTGCCTTTTTCTTTGGACGGTGTTAGTTTAAGTGGACGGAAAGAAATATCACATGCTATGCATGTGACTAACTAATGAATAGTAGATTTATGAATTCTCAAACCCAAAAATCCTCAAACAACTCTCATTGTCTTCGTCTTCATCTTTGTCTTCATCAAACCCTAACCCTATTTGGAGTgtaattttcaacattttcccTCTTTTATAGGTGGTCAACAATTTCAACATTTTGTCTTCGCCTTCTTGCTGTCTTCTCCTCCTCCTTACTCCAATCTTCAAACCCtaatcatagattttttttttcttaggcaTCATAGATCTTCCACCTCTAAAGAATGAGCTAAGGGagtttggagttttgaaatttggGGGCCTGTAGATGGGCGTTTTCTAGTGTGATTATTggaatgactttttttttggttccgGGGTTGATTTTGAATGGTACCCATTTGGGTGAAATTGTTTGTGTGTGGGATTTGGGTGCTTTGACTTTACATGTTCttattgtttggttgttgagaaaataaaggaaagagggGAGATTGGAATTTTGGGCTGTTATGGGTTTTCTCTAATCTGGTTTCTATAAGGAAATTGAAATCTCTACTCAACTATGTTAACTAATTGTAGTAAGATCGATgaatattacaatttaaaaactttgatttgttttgtttttacattttcttaGTAACCAAATAGGGTTAAGAGTGCAATATATTACAAACTAAAATGAAGACGAAGACTAAGGGAGGGTGAGCAACTTCTTAGGTTTAAGAATTTACAAATCTATCATTTATTAGTCAGTCACATGCATTCCATGTGACATTTTCATCCACTTAAACTAACATCGTCCAATGAAAAATGCAAAGTGCTACAATTTAAGAAGCTTATGGTGCAATGTATTCGATTTTAAACCTAAAGGGGTAATGTGCAAAACACGTGAGAGATTGAGGGGATAAAGTGTATTAAAcccttatttttaataatggtAACTTAGGTAAGGCCATGTAATAatgattgttattattaataaagataaGCTAAAGGTTAGTGGAATTGTAAGATGTTAGAAATCTAGTTTATTGACTTGTTAGGTGGTGATTAAGAAAAGTTGACCCTAATATTCATATGTAACACGGGACTGGGCACGTGACAGAAAAGGGGAGAATAAAAGTAAATGAAATTGTGGAGGAATGGCCCCTGTCTGTTGTCACAGTGAAAGGCACCAGCAGCCACCTCCCCAAAAgcgcaaaagaaaaaaacaaaggccACCACCCACCACCCACCACCTCCAAGTCCCAAGACTTCCCAACTCTCAACTCTCAACACAAAAAAGGTCAGAGCCACCACTTGTGGGCGGTGGTGGTTAATatgatgatggtggtggtggacGGGTGGTGGCCATCAGTCagaatttttcctttttttgtttttatttatttatttattttatttaacttacaaataaataaataaataaatttatgagtGGACCAAAGGGAAAGGGTGGGTGGGATTGTGGGAATgggaggaggaggtggtggtggtggtgcgCAGCTTTAACGCCCACAGCGCACGTTAGCACGCCTCACCATCCCCCATTGCGGTGGTCTCATCCTTTTAGATCTTGAAATCAGCCGCACACCCCTCCCCACCACCACCCCCACCCCACACCCCCCACCTCTTTAACCTCATCAATTATGTCACCTAAccccacctccacctcctcctcctccccctcctcctcctcctcctatTTTCTATCTTGCGCCTCTGCTCCATCCTTATCCTTCACCCCCACTTTTCCATGGCCAGTACGACGTCGCCCGCGCAGGACCCATCTCTGCCTCCGCCCCAGCAACAGCCCTCTCCCGCGCCACCCTCCTCCCGGCGGCTCCCTCCGCCGTGCTGGTCCCACGACGAGACCGTGGCTTTGATCGATTCGTATCGGGACAAGTGGTACGCCCTCCGCCGTGGGAATCTTAGGGCCAACCACTGGCAGGAGGTCGCCGACGCCGTCTCGCGGCGGTGCCCGCTGTCCAGTCCGCCCAAGACTTCCGTACAGTGCCGCCACAAGATGGAGAAGCTCCGGAAACGCTACCGGACGGAGTTGCAGCGGTCGATGAACGCGCCGAGTCACCGGTTCAACTCGTCTTGGGTTCACTTCAAGAGGATGGATGCCATGGAGAAGGGGCCGTCCTCCACCGCTGCCGTCGAATCGGGCTCTGATGGTGAGGACGATGACGAGGACGATGATCAGGATTTGTATGAAGATGGTGGTCTCAAACGAGGCATTGGTAATACTCGGAGCCTCCAGGGTTTGATGAGTAACGGAATCGGCAGTGGCGGCGGACCCGGTGCCGGGTTTCGAATTCGAATCCCTGGTCGCGGGCATTTGGACTCGCCGCCTATGGCGAAGATTTATGGAAATTTTgatcaaaaccctaaccctagccCTAATTTTGGGTCCAGGGTTTTGGGGGATAACGATCGGGCGAGGCCGGCCATGGGCAAGAGAAGCGGTGGAGACCCGGTGGCTGAGATGGTGGCAGCGATAAAGATGTTAGGAGATGGGTTTGCGAAAATGGAGCAGAAGAAGATGGACATGGCCCGGGAGGTCGAGGCAATGCGCATGGACATGGAGATGAAGCGGACGGAGATGATTCTGGAGTCCCAACAGCGGATTGTGGAAGCATTTGCCAATGCATTAtcagagaagaagaagaagcctaAGAAAATGACCTCATCGCCGGAGTATTAGAACTTATCATCCATTGAATCATAGGTTAAAAAATCTGGTGTAAGGCGGAAACTTGGGGGAAATGGTGGGGCTCCGCGGGTTCCATTTGTAAGTTTGGGTTTTGATTTCTGTGTCCATTTCTCTTATAGTGCCAATTTTTGCTAGTTTTGACTGATCTACGATTCCTTTGCTTGTTCTTTCTCAGATAGATGTAGTTTTAGTTTTGACACTGTGAATTAGAAGTAATAAGTAATAGTTTTATTTGTGTTCATGGCAGTTCTGATGCTTGAGTTGTTCCAATACTTCTCATTTTGGCTTGGTGCTGTAGCATGTTTGTTACCAGTTTAGGAATGGGAAACCAAAAATAGGAGAATTTGATGTCAGGGACTAGTTTGAAGAGGGTCGGTTTTTAAGAGATTTGTTGTAGATTTTACAGAAAGATTGGAGAGTTAATGTTGATGGAACTTCTTTTGTGGGCCTTGATCAGATCATGATCAGATCATGGcattaggaaatggaatttgaaCTGGGTTGCATAAACCCAGTTCCAGAATTTTGTAGCTCGGCTTGAGATCCTCACTAAGAGTTGTGATCTGGGTGTTTAACTATAGCCTATATGG
The sequence above is drawn from the Vitis riparia cultivar Riparia Gloire de Montpellier isolate 1030 chromosome 15, EGFV_Vit.rip_1.0, whole genome shotgun sequence genome and encodes:
- the LOC117932741 gene encoding trihelix transcription factor ASIL2 translates to MASTTSPAQDPSLPPPQQQPSPAPPSSRRLPPPCWSHDETVALIDSYRDKWYALRRGNLRANHWQEVADAVSRRCPLSSPPKTSVQCRHKMEKLRKRYRTELQRSMNAPSHRFNSSWVHFKRMDAMEKGPSSTAAVESGSDGEDDDEDDDQDLYEDGGLKRGIGNTRSLQGLMSNGIGSGGGPGAGFRIRIPGRGHLDSPPMAKIYGNFDQNPNPSPNFGSRVLGDNDRARPAMGKRSGGDPVAEMVAAIKMLGDGFAKMEQKKMDMAREVEAMRMDMEMKRTEMILESQQRIVEAFANALSEKKKKPKKMTSSPEY